Proteins from a single region of Phycisphaeraceae bacterium D3-23:
- the atpG gene encoding ATP synthase F1 subunit gamma, producing MPANIREIKGRIKAVGNIKRITHTMQLIASAKFQQMQKRATDAQAYTHKVAEVVGEVASTMSPGEVDLPLISPPAQKVGKELLLVLTSSRGLCGAYNGNVMRKALAHLNAQGQQNIDLEVVGKKGVGMFKFSRVPVDVVHDTISDTPGYDEVAAIAQTYMDAYIDGNYDAVRVCYMAFRSMSKQEPVLQTLLPLEPPDGGSGPVAERSSGQVKDSATGPQDHSTTSAVNYEFSPGPEELLGELLPITVKSTLFQCFNEAIVSEQIARMVAMKSATDAAGKMGKSLKRQFNRARQAAITTELSEIIAGAAALE from the coding sequence ATGCCAGCGAATATCCGAGAGATCAAGGGCCGGATCAAGGCCGTGGGCAACATCAAGCGCATCACGCACACGATGCAGCTCATTGCCTCGGCCAAGTTCCAGCAGATGCAGAAGCGCGCGACCGATGCGCAGGCCTATACCCACAAGGTCGCCGAGGTCGTCGGCGAGGTCGCGTCGACCATGAGCCCGGGCGAGGTGGACCTGCCGCTGATCAGCCCGCCGGCCCAAAAAGTCGGCAAGGAGCTGCTGCTCGTGCTGACGTCCAGCCGGGGCTTGTGCGGGGCGTACAACGGCAACGTGATGCGCAAGGCGCTCGCCCACCTCAACGCCCAGGGCCAGCAGAACATCGACCTCGAAGTCGTCGGCAAGAAGGGCGTGGGGATGTTCAAGTTCTCGCGTGTGCCGGTGGATGTGGTCCACGACACGATCAGCGACACGCCGGGCTACGACGAGGTCGCCGCGATCGCGCAGACGTATATGGATGCGTACATCGACGGCAACTACGACGCGGTGCGGGTGTGCTATATGGCGTTTCGCTCGATGTCCAAGCAGGAGCCGGTGCTGCAGACGCTGTTGCCGCTGGAGCCGCCGGACGGGGGAAGTGGCCCAGTGGCCGAGCGGTCTAGTGGTCAAGTGAAAGACTCGGCCACTGGGCCACAGGACCACTCGACCACTTCCGCCGTCAACTACGAGTTCTCGCCCGGCCCGGAAGAGCTGCTGGGTGAGCTTTTGCCGATCACGGTGAAGTCGACGCTGTTCCAGTGCTTCAACGAGGCGATCGTGAGCGAGCAGATCGCGCGGATGGTCGCGATGAAGTCGGCGACCGATGCGGCGGGCAAGATGGGGAAATCGCTCAAGCGGCAGTTCAACCGCGCCCGCCAGGCGGCGATCACGACCGAGCTGTCGGAGATCATCGCCGGTGCGGCGGCATTGGAATAG
- a CDS encoding AtpZ/AtpI family protein, with protein MKNKRPGKLMLGLKPQDLRALGIGLELAAVIGGAAWLGHWADGKFGTSPWLAFTGVVFGLTGGCWHALKMANHGKTPDIPGITAKKKNTTRKPNDTQADKTDDPDR; from the coding sequence ATGAAAAACAAACGCCCCGGCAAGCTGATGTTGGGGCTCAAGCCCCAGGACCTAAGGGCCCTGGGCATCGGGCTCGAACTCGCGGCGGTGATCGGCGGGGCCGCGTGGCTGGGCCACTGGGCCGACGGCAAGTTCGGCACCTCCCCCTGGCTGGCGTTTACAGGCGTCGTCTTCGGGCTCACCGGCGGCTGCTGGCACGCCCTGAAGATGGCCAACCACGGCAAGACGCCCGACATCCCCGGCATCACGGCGAAGAAAAAGAACACGACCCGCAAACCAAACGACACGCAAGCCGACAAGACAGACGACCCCGACCGATGA
- the atpB gene encoding F0F1 ATP synthase subunit A, translating to MFTTLAAEGGKLSAESHIERHGFFQIVGGEEGGFWSLWFNNHLLMSLVASAIALFVLWLVAKKMQPRPEEGAKGYVTRGGLAGFFEMILVYLRDETVRPLLHGKTDKYIGFLWSLFFFILFGNLVGMLPIGPVLGLIAGKDWSHTGGTFTGNWNFTIALAVIACIVWLVAGLKEGGMGYIKHYWVVPLGDQPKALWPLLIVVGIMIAILEVAGNVLIKPFALCVRLVANMMAGHMVLGSIVIISVVAFDSGSYAGSVIAFLGSLAIFFLELFVAFLQAYIFMFLTAIFISLGMPHEHDHEHAGHDEHGHELIDGPHGMNPPAGQELPASS from the coding sequence ATGTTCACGACACTCGCCGCCGAGGGCGGCAAGCTCAGCGCCGAAAGCCACATCGAACGCCACGGCTTCTTCCAGATCGTCGGCGGCGAGGAGGGCGGCTTCTGGTCGCTCTGGTTCAACAACCACCTGCTCATGAGCTTGGTCGCCTCGGCGATCGCGCTGTTCGTGCTCTGGCTCGTCGCCAAGAAGATGCAGCCCCGCCCCGAAGAGGGCGCCAAGGGCTACGTCACCCGCGGCGGGCTCGCCGGGTTCTTCGAGATGATCCTCGTCTACCTCCGCGACGAGACCGTCAGGCCCCTGCTCCACGGCAAGACCGACAAGTACATCGGCTTCCTCTGGTCGCTCTTCTTCTTCATCCTCTTTGGCAACCTCGTCGGCATGCTCCCCATCGGGCCCGTCCTCGGCCTGATCGCGGGCAAAGACTGGTCGCACACCGGCGGGACGTTCACCGGCAACTGGAACTTCACGATCGCCCTGGCCGTGATCGCCTGCATCGTCTGGCTCGTCGCGGGGCTTAAAGAAGGCGGCATGGGCTACATCAAGCACTACTGGGTCGTGCCGCTGGGCGACCAGCCCAAGGCGCTCTGGCCGCTGCTCATCGTCGTGGGCATCATGATCGCGATCCTCGAAGTCGCGGGCAACGTCCTCATCAAGCCCTTCGCGCTGTGCGTGCGTCTGGTCGCCAACATGATGGCCGGCCACATGGTGCTCGGCTCGATCGTCATCATCTCCGTCGTCGCCTTCGACAGCGGCAGCTACGCCGGGTCGGTCATCGCCTTCCTCGGCTCGCTGGCGATCTTCTTCCTCGAACTCTTCGTCGCCTTCCTCCAGGCCTACATCTTTATGTTCCTGACCGCGATCTTTATCTCGCTGGGCATGCCCCACGAGCACGACCATGAACACGCCGGCCACGACGAGCACGGCCACGAACTGATCGACGGCCCCCACGGCATGAACCCGCCCGCCGGGCAAGAACTCCCCGCGTCCAGCTAA
- a CDS encoding ATP synthase F0 subunit C: MLNVLASLDAAGWAAGLAGVGVGLCVLGAGIGIGNIGGNATQATARQPEASGQVFLQMLIAAALIEGVAFFGILQASGGGAAAIEAAEGMNDETALVAPADDTVYIIEEDEVH, translated from the coding sequence ATGTTGAACGTTCTTGCAAGTCTCGACGCCGCCGGCTGGGCCGCGGGTCTCGCCGGCGTCGGTGTCGGCCTCTGTGTCCTCGGTGCCGGCATCGGCATCGGCAACATCGGCGGCAACGCCACCCAGGCGACCGCCCGCCAGCCCGAGGCCTCGGGCCAGGTCTTCCTCCAGATGCTGATCGCCGCCGCGCTGATCGAAGGCGTCGCGTTCTTCGGCATCCTCCAGGCCAGCGGTGGCGGCGCCGCCGCGATCGAAGCCGCCGAGGGCATGAACGACGAGACCGCCCTGGTCGCGCCCGCCGACGACACCGTCTACATCATCGAAGAAGACGAAGTCCACTAA
- the atpF gene encoding F0F1 ATP synthase subunit B produces MKHTLRLSALLTALLVSLPTFAAETDEAHGEHAHVEGDPMGLFGLEMIWATVLFLLFAGILGFFVWPKILKALQDREQKLEGDLVGAEQARKDADAALAEYKLKIAEAQKEAGQVVAEARAAATQSAAKIIADAEAQATQRNERNLAEIAAAKEQAISDIHSQTAELATLVASKILKREINAQDQQQLVDDSLAELTAANN; encoded by the coding sequence ATGAAGCACACGCTACGACTCTCCGCCCTCCTCACCGCGCTGCTGGTCTCTCTGCCGACCTTCGCCGCCGAGACCGACGAAGCGCACGGCGAACACGCCCACGTCGAGGGCGACCCGATGGGTCTCTTCGGCCTGGAGATGATCTGGGCGACCGTCCTCTTCCTGCTCTTCGCGGGCATCCTCGGCTTCTTCGTCTGGCCCAAGATCCTCAAGGCCCTGCAGGACCGCGAGCAGAAGCTCGAAGGCGACCTCGTCGGCGCCGAGCAGGCGCGTAAGGACGCCGACGCCGCGCTGGCCGAGTACAAACTGAAGATCGCCGAAGCGCAAAAAGAGGCCGGCCAGGTCGTCGCCGAGGCCCGCGCCGCCGCGACGCAGAGCGCCGCCAAGATCATCGCCGACGCCGAAGCCCAGGCGACGCAGCGCAACGAACGCAACCTCGCCGAGATCGCCGCCGCCAAGGAGCAGGCGATCAGCGACATCCACAGCCAGACCGCCGAGCTCGCGACGCTGGTCGCGTCGAAGATCCTCAAGCGCGAGATCAACGCCCAGGACCAGCAGCAACTCGTCGACGACTCGCTCGCCGAACTCACCGCCGCGAACAACTAA
- the atpH gene encoding ATP synthase F1 subunit delta, whose amino-acid sequence MARKGFWNKLFGGDEPPEDRPKETPPRPEPQAEPDPPAQPEPSDPPAGQDGTPQDPAEEIEDDRDLIDIDTETDTDAVSTPPQTPEVTDTPEAPADPDPVPGDVPLPQTAELKTDAVGRVYAGALLDLAREAGEQDAVAQEVGELLPLVESGSDLHRLLTNPVISADERSKIIGRVFEGKVSDLLLRFLKVVADKDRLGSLGPILSGYLLAIAESGGKVTVDAYVAAAMDDATASRVAERIGQSLGKEVALRQHVDESLIGGLKIKVGDKLIDASVASQLRAMKNKMIAGKQQ is encoded by the coding sequence ATGGCCCGCAAAGGATTCTGGAACAAGCTCTTCGGCGGCGACGAACCCCCGGAAGACCGGCCCAAAGAAACGCCGCCCCGGCCAGAACCCCAAGCCGAACCCGACCCGCCAGCGCAGCCGGAACCCAGTGACCCCCCGGCCGGCCAAGACGGCACCCCCCAAGACCCCGCCGAAGAGATTGAAGACGACCGCGACCTCATCGACATCGACACAGAGACAGACACAGACGCCGTATCGACACCGCCGCAAACGCCCGAAGTGACCGACACGCCCGAAGCGCCCGCCGACCCCGACCCCGTTCCCGGAGACGTCCCCTTGCCCCAGACCGCCGAACTCAAGACCGACGCCGTGGGCCGGGTGTATGCCGGGGCGCTGCTGGACCTCGCGCGTGAAGCGGGCGAGCAGGACGCGGTCGCCCAGGAAGTCGGCGAGCTGCTCCCGCTGGTCGAGTCGGGCAGCGACCTGCACCGGCTGTTGACCAACCCCGTCATCAGCGCCGACGAGCGGTCGAAGATCATCGGCCGCGTCTTCGAGGGCAAGGTCAGCGACCTGCTGCTGCGGTTCCTGAAAGTCGTGGCCGACAAAGACCGCCTGGGCAGTCTGGGGCCGATCCTCTCGGGCTACCTGCTCGCGATCGCGGAGTCGGGCGGCAAGGTCACGGTCGACGCCTACGTCGCCGCCGCGATGGACGACGCCACCGCCAGCCGCGTCGCCGAACGCATCGGCCAGTCGCTGGGCAAAGAAGTCGCGCTGCGCCAGCACGTCGACGAATCCCTCATCGGCGGGCTGAAGATCAAGGTCGGCGACAAACTGATCGACGCGAGCGTCGCGTCGCAGCTCCGGGCGATGAAGAACAAGATGATTGCGGGGAAGCAGCAGTAG
- a CDS encoding four helix bundle protein, with the protein MAKVKRYEDLVVWQKAYELVLQIYTRTKMFPADERFGLTQQMRRAAVSVVSNIAEGFGRRTTADFLRFLDMSRGSVNELETQTRIAIGLKYIEPDEQLRQLIGDVERLLAGLIRSLERKQQNSGH; encoded by the coding sequence GTGGCCAAGGTAAAACGGTATGAAGACTTGGTCGTGTGGCAGAAGGCGTATGAGTTAGTTCTTCAGATCTACACGCGAACGAAGATGTTCCCCGCAGACGAGAGATTCGGGTTGACACAGCAGATGAGGCGGGCCGCCGTAAGCGTCGTCTCAAACATCGCGGAAGGGTTTGGTCGCCGTACGACCGCCGACTTCCTCCGGTTCCTCGATATGTCTCGGGGCTCCGTCAACGAGTTGGAAACACAGACAAGGATCGCCATCGGATTGAAGTACATCGAGCCTGACGAGCAACTCAGGCAACTGATCGGCGATGTGGAACGCCTCCTCGCCGGCCTAATCCGCTCACTCGAACGTAAACAACAGAACTCCGGCCACTAG
- the atpA gene encoding F0F1 ATP synthase subunit alpha, whose protein sequence is MKINTDEITSVIKQEVANYNTQLDVSQVGTVVEVGDGIARIYGLSKAMAGEMLEFETKDGSTVSGQVMNLEEDIVGAVIFGDYLGVSEGMTVKSTGQLLSVPTGEGLLGRVVNALGEPIDGKGPVAGDVEMRKMDIIAPGIAARQPVSQPMQFGVKAVDSMIPVGRGQRELIIGDRKTGKTAVAIDAIINQKYTHEEEGEEPVYCFYVAVGQKDSTVAGVVDALRENGAMDYTTVIVASASEAAPMQYIAPYAGTSMAEHFMWKGKHALIVYDDLSKQAVAYRQLSLLLRRPPGREAYPGDVFYLHSRLLERSTKLSDANGGGSLTSLPIIETQEGDVSAYIPTNVISITDGQIYLEPDLFFAGVRPAINVGISVSRVGGAAQIKAMKKVAGSLRLQLAAYRELEAFAQLGTDLDASTQKELDRGARMVELLKQPQYQPMPAVDQVIQIWAASNGYMDKIKVEQVQDYAAKLVEYFKTQGSATYDALNDSKALGDDIVDGLKKGAEAFTAGYTG, encoded by the coding sequence ATGAAAATCAACACCGACGAAATCACCAGCGTCATCAAGCAGGAAGTCGCGAACTACAACACCCAGCTCGACGTGAGCCAGGTCGGCACCGTGGTCGAGGTCGGCGACGGGATCGCGCGGATCTACGGCCTGTCGAAAGCCATGGCCGGCGAGATGCTCGAGTTTGAGACCAAGGACGGCTCCACGGTCTCGGGCCAGGTGATGAACCTCGAAGAGGACATCGTCGGCGCGGTCATCTTCGGCGACTACCTCGGCGTGAGCGAGGGCATGACCGTCAAGAGCACGGGCCAGCTGCTCAGCGTGCCGACCGGTGAAGGGCTCCTGGGCCGAGTCGTCAACGCGCTGGGCGAGCCGATCGACGGCAAGGGCCCGGTCGCCGGCGACGTCGAGATGCGGAAGATGGACATCATCGCGCCGGGCATCGCCGCCCGCCAGCCCGTCAGCCAGCCGATGCAGTTCGGTGTCAAGGCCGTCGACTCGATGATCCCCGTGGGCCGGGGCCAGCGCGAGCTGATCATCGGCGACCGCAAGACGGGTAAGACCGCCGTCGCCATCGACGCGATCATCAACCAGAAGTACACGCACGAAGAAGAGGGCGAAGAGCCCGTCTACTGCTTCTACGTCGCGGTGGGCCAGAAGGACTCGACCGTCGCGGGCGTCGTCGATGCACTCCGCGAGAACGGCGCGATGGACTACACCACGGTCATCGTCGCCTCCGCCTCCGAGGCCGCGCCGATGCAGTACATCGCGCCCTACGCGGGCACGTCGATGGCCGAGCACTTCATGTGGAAGGGCAAGCACGCCCTGATCGTCTACGACGACCTTTCGAAGCAGGCCGTCGCCTACCGCCAGCTCTCCCTGCTGCTGCGACGCCCCCCGGGCCGTGAGGCCTACCCCGGCGACGTGTTCTACCTCCACTCCCGCCTGCTCGAACGCTCGACCAAACTCAGCGACGCCAACGGCGGCGGCTCGCTCACCTCGCTCCCCATCATCGAGACCCAGGAAGGCGACGTCTCGGCCTACATCCCGACCAACGTCATCTCCATCACCGACGGCCAGATCTATCTCGAACCCGACCTGTTCTTCGCCGGCGTCCGCCCCGCGATTAACGTCGGCATCTCCGTCTCCCGCGTCGGCGGCGCCGCACAGATCAAGGCGATGAAGAAGGTCGCCGGCTCGCTCCGCCTCCAGCTCGCCGCCTACCGCGAGCTCGAAGCGTTCGCGCAGCTCGGCACCGACCTGGACGCCTCGACCCAGAAAGAACTCGACCGCGGGGCCCGCATGGTCGAGCTGCTCAAGCAGCCCCAGTACCAGCCCATGCCCGCCGTCGACCAGGTCATCCAGATCTGGGCCGCCAGCAACGGCTACATGGACAAGATCAAGGTCGAACAGGTCCAGGACTACGCCGCGAAACTCGTCGAGTACTTCAAGACCCAGGGCAGCGCGACCTATGATGCGCTCAACGACTCCAAGGCCCTGGGTGACGACATCGTCGACGGGCTCAAGAAGGGCGCCGAGGCCTTCACCGCCGGGTACACCGGCTAA
- a CDS encoding carboxypeptidase regulatory-like domain-containing protein gives MRIKWAGLWVLFLALAVGSAVFPAAAQDGTIEPTPDPVYLSGRVVDSEGEPIAGVELYAMPCGVPGRLASVLIPGSRYENALWGASTDDQGAFSIAVAFPGVIYRVGCRYDSTASFSTQEVIADPGVSVEIVAYPFDPQPVIEGQVVRSDGTFAAGATVELLGRYAGQRWTRRCDAMGRFCFDDIYARSWNGGTIYAKLDGEVSIPYTPVQMRASGGRVVLGLPGMAVGVLRDLKTGEPIVGATIIVEPRRYPQIRWTATTHDDGWFQVLDLPPGEYQYRAVCESHADRPPSLRRWDSRRVRVRAGETAELAGFQMSERALLGGRVLDADGQPVAGALVGCICHAGAYADGVDAVYTDAAGRYELHPGAFDEGNLREIHAYHPAMGSGSTRIEVFLPDPQRNKLEPGMAMTHFDIVLGGATRLRGRVTGPDGEPLAGIRCGYSGWNVHAATDDDGRYDLGMVSLATDPGGTRLRPVQAMPRGVITEGSYARWPDRVRQPEERHYIAGNAQGEPGPGGESTVDIQLEATDVLTFGGRVNRPVAWGDRGPKVYLIHGRVEGEQVRDSVLNFLKLLRRQEEQIRMHGHVSQLPIDHDLCVFRSIRSDKDGLWSAHYTRHDLETWAQYADRLRQTGLTQEERMLAELGVDVVRVFEDDRETETQDLAEDDVEAEPAIRWVTVLVVLGEMEYELHEPFELRMDKVDYTDPAAVLP, from the coding sequence ATGCGCATCAAGTGGGCCGGTTTGTGGGTGCTGTTTCTCGCCCTTGCCGTCGGCTCCGCCGTGTTCCCCGCTGCGGCTCAAGACGGCACGATCGAGCCGACACCCGACCCGGTCTACCTGTCGGGACGGGTCGTCGATTCCGAGGGCGAGCCGATCGCGGGGGTCGAGCTCTACGCCATGCCGTGCGGGGTGCCGGGTCGGCTGGCGTCTGTGCTGATCCCGGGGTCGCGATACGAGAACGCGTTGTGGGGCGCGTCGACCGACGATCAGGGCGCGTTCTCGATTGCCGTCGCGTTCCCCGGCGTGATTTACCGGGTCGGGTGTCGCTATGACTCGACGGCCAGCTTCAGTACGCAAGAAGTGATCGCGGACCCCGGCGTGTCGGTGGAGATTGTTGCGTACCCGTTCGACCCCCAGCCCGTCATCGAAGGCCAGGTCGTTCGCAGCGACGGGACGTTCGCCGCGGGCGCGACGGTCGAGCTACTGGGACGCTACGCCGGGCAGCGATGGACCCGGCGGTGCGATGCGATGGGGCGGTTCTGCTTTGACGACATCTACGCACGGTCGTGGAATGGCGGGACGATCTACGCGAAACTTGATGGCGAAGTCTCGATACCCTACACCCCCGTCCAGATGCGGGCGTCGGGTGGACGGGTCGTGCTCGGCCTGCCGGGGATGGCGGTCGGCGTGCTGCGCGACCTGAAGACGGGTGAGCCGATCGTTGGGGCGACCATCATCGTCGAGCCAAGGCGTTACCCGCAGATCCGCTGGACCGCGACGACACATGACGACGGCTGGTTCCAGGTGCTCGACCTGCCGCCGGGCGAGTACCAGTACCGCGCGGTGTGTGAGTCGCACGCGGACCGGCCCCCGTCGTTGCGGCGTTGGGACTCGCGCCGGGTCCGTGTGCGCGCGGGCGAGACGGCCGAGTTGGCGGGCTTCCAGATGAGCGAGCGCGCCCTGCTCGGGGGCCGGGTGCTCGACGCCGATGGCCAGCCGGTGGCCGGCGCGCTGGTGGGCTGCATCTGCCACGCGGGCGCGTACGCCGACGGGGTCGACGCGGTCTACACCGACGCGGCGGGGCGGTACGAGCTGCACCCGGGCGCGTTCGACGAGGGCAATCTGCGCGAGATCCACGCCTACCACCCGGCGATGGGGAGCGGCTCGACGCGCATCGAGGTGTTCCTGCCCGACCCCCAGCGCAACAAGCTCGAGCCGGGCATGGCGATGACCCACTTCGATATCGTGCTGGGCGGCGCGACCCGGCTGCGCGGCCGAGTGACCGGGCCCGATGGTGAACCCCTCGCCGGCATCCGCTGCGGTTACTCGGGGTGGAATGTCCACGCGGCGACCGACGATGACGGCCGCTACGACCTGGGCATGGTCTCGCTTGCGACAGACCCGGGCGGCACCCGTCTGCGGCCCGTGCAAGCGATGCCGCGCGGCGTGATCACCGAGGGGTCCTACGCCCGCTGGCCCGACCGGGTGCGCCAGCCCGAGGAACGCCACTACATCGCGGGCAACGCGCAGGGCGAGCCGGGCCCGGGCGGGGAATCGACCGTCGATATCCAGCTCGAAGCGACCGACGTGTTGACCTTCGGCGGGCGGGTCAATCGGCCCGTGGCGTGGGGAGATCGCGGCCCGAAGGTCTACCTCATCCACGGCCGGGTCGAGGGCGAGCAAGTCCGCGACAGCGTGCTCAATTTCCTCAAACTCCTGCGGCGACAAGAAGAGCAAATCCGCATGCATGGCCATGTCTCTCAGCTGCCGATCGACCACGACCTCTGCGTCTTCCGATCCATCCGTTCGGACAAAGACGGCCTGTGGTCGGCGCACTACACCCGGCACGACCTGGAAACATGGGCGCAGTACGCCGACCGCCTCCGCCAGACCGGGCTGACCCAGGAGGAGCGGATGCTGGCGGAGCTGGGTGTCGATGTCGTGCGCGTTTTCGAGGATGACCGCGAGACTGAAACGCAAGACTTGGCGGAAGATGACGTAGAAGCCGAGCCCGCGATTCGGTGGGTGACGGTGCTGGTGGTGTTGGGCGAGATGGAGTACGAGCTGCATGAGCCCTTCGAGCTACGCATGGACAAAGTGGACTACACCGACCCGGCGGCGGTGCTGCCTTAG
- a CDS encoding GNAT family N-acetyltransferase, translating into MPQTSPVLIKPFDAMSLRELHAVFKLRGEVFVVGQQICAVPDVDEYDPLCHHALLWVGDELAGTARLLPKDAGQTIKVGRVAVGKPWRGCGMGVTLMRGVQAWIGTEPGRVGVMSAQAYLERWYIALGWTTVGAVYEEAGIDHVEMRWGEAGAE; encoded by the coding sequence ATGCCACAAACCAGTCCCGTCTTGATTAAGCCCTTTGATGCGATGTCCCTGCGCGAGCTGCACGCCGTGTTCAAGCTGCGGGGCGAGGTGTTTGTGGTGGGTCAGCAGATCTGTGCCGTGCCGGATGTCGATGAGTACGACCCGCTTTGTCACCACGCGCTGCTGTGGGTCGGGGACGAGCTCGCGGGCACGGCTCGGCTACTGCCCAAGGACGCTGGCCAAACGATAAAGGTCGGCCGGGTCGCGGTGGGTAAGCCGTGGCGGGGTTGCGGGATGGGCGTGACGCTGATGCGCGGCGTGCAGGCGTGGATCGGTACGGAGCCCGGCCGGGTCGGCGTCATGTCGGCGCAGGCGTATCTTGAGCGCTGGTACATCGCGCTGGGCTGGACCACGGTCGGCGCGGTCTACGAAGAAGCCGGGATCGACCACGTCGAGATGCGGTGGGGGGAAGCAGGCGCTGAGTAA